A window from Photobacterium sp. DA100 encodes these proteins:
- a CDS encoding metallophosphoesterase, translated as MQNNTWKRSFIAMSIIATLAGCNSSSSEDSGKTSPKPDASLKVGLLPDTQGGGWNVAIHPMEAVLAKHHAEGVNVVIPVGDLTDNGSTKEWEQWRSVADKYREAGMEFLPVMGNHETSWAYTVEWIDNMRHFIPEDAVHMPSAEWLNYYIIRDNVLMIGLAYYNLPIAFSWIEEILAENKGKFDHVVIASHDGLVGAKYGQTREQIVQGVKDDNRLFDIHKDIRELFAKYDVIWVQGHEHMYQRSQIHARVYGSNDPGGRSNVDTLASTPSGGNYRMPSYTQIVSGNASYKGYEYRYGERELIQDVIQHKMATLKPEYDSNHYDANAAILSFGGNRVDYHAYYAPHTITRNEDGMKELEEPNWTLMDTFSRTLDRCETLIYPNSIPDEQRPILNHIVEYKTNDCLGYDGSSARLVGGVNDTFNRVDTTERTMGYNAGLTRAETMNDMMRLSYQFLFTQHKAWDPNLNGAERVVKGQQDQDDTGAETGYVVVPATTIDMKKHVTLSWMPKTNETRSDILIISGMQNHGGVYQNAYGGEQNMRVTWGLQGSQPDGSAKMPHRLPVTASQDWDVEQITGDKYGVQFTAAADLNAKGVVLGEQVNGVWKPLVTENCIVDAPWDESYLNSEPVRDVHCDGQAVVGYDGQYGNRWWMIADRDLEIALVKR; from the coding sequence ATGCAAAATAATACATGGAAGCGTTCTTTTATTGCAATGTCAATTATTGCAACCTTGGCTGGTTGTAATAGTTCTTCTTCTGAGGATTCTGGTAAAACCTCACCAAAACCGGATGCATCTTTAAAAGTCGGCCTTCTCCCTGATACACAAGGTGGTGGTTGGAATGTTGCGATTCACCCGATGGAAGCGGTTCTTGCCAAGCACCATGCTGAAGGGGTTAATGTAGTAATTCCTGTTGGAGACCTGACAGATAATGGTTCTACCAAAGAATGGGAACAGTGGCGGTCGGTAGCGGATAAATATCGCGAAGCGGGTATGGAGTTTCTGCCAGTGATGGGGAACCACGAAACGAGCTGGGCTTATACCGTAGAGTGGATTGATAATATGCGCCACTTCATCCCAGAAGATGCTGTACATATGCCTTCAGCAGAGTGGCTTAACTATTACATCATTCGCGACAATGTATTGATGATAGGTTTAGCCTATTATAATTTGCCGATTGCGTTTAGCTGGATTGAAGAGATTCTTGCAGAAAATAAAGGTAAGTTTGACCATGTAGTGATCGCTAGCCATGATGGACTTGTTGGCGCAAAATATGGCCAAACCCGTGAGCAAATTGTTCAAGGCGTCAAAGATGACAATCGCCTGTTTGATATCCACAAGGATATTCGTGAACTATTTGCAAAGTATGACGTGATTTGGGTACAGGGTCACGAACATATGTATCAGCGCTCTCAAATCCATGCACGTGTATACGGTTCGAATGACCCTGGCGGTCGCAGTAATGTCGACACTTTAGCTTCTACACCTAGTGGTGGGAACTACCGTATGCCTTCATACACCCAGATTGTAAGTGGTAACGCCTCGTACAAAGGATATGAATATCGCTATGGTGAACGTGAACTGATCCAGGATGTTATTCAGCACAAAATGGCCACGCTGAAACCTGAGTATGACTCAAACCATTATGATGCCAACGCGGCGATTTTGAGTTTTGGCGGTAATCGTGTTGATTATCATGCTTATTATGCCCCGCATACGATTACCCGTAATGAAGATGGTATGAAAGAGCTTGAAGAGCCGAATTGGACCCTGATGGATACTTTTAGCCGTACTTTAGATCGTTGCGAAACCCTGATTTATCCAAACTCCATCCCTGATGAACAGCGACCAATTCTTAACCATATTGTTGAGTATAAGACTAATGATTGCCTAGGCTACGACGGTTCTTCAGCGCGTTTGGTGGGGGGAGTGAATGATACATTCAATCGTGTCGATACTACTGAGCGTACAATGGGCTATAACGCGGGTTTAACTCGTGCCGAAACCATGAATGACATGATGCGTCTGAGCTACCAATTTCTTTTTACCCAGCATAAGGCTTGGGACCCAAATTTGAACGGAGCTGAGCGAGTCGTTAAAGGGCAACAGGATCAGGATGATACTGGTGCAGAGACCGGATATGTCGTGGTACCAGCAACCACTATCGATATGAAAAAGCATGTAACGTTAAGCTGGATGCCAAAAACGAATGAAACGCGCTCTGATATTTTGATCATTAGTGGTATGCAGAATCATGGAGGTGTTTATCAAAATGCTTACGGTGGTGAGCAAAATATGCGTGTGACTTGGGGGCTGCAAGGCTCTCAACCTGATGGCTCTGCGAAAATGCCTCACCGGTTGCCTGTCACTGCAAGCCAGGACTGGGATGTTGAGCAAATCACCGGTGACAAATACGGTGTTCAGTTTACAGCGGCTGCTGATTTGAATGCTAAAGGGGTTGTTTTGGGTGAGCAAGTTAATGGTGTATGGAAGCCGTTAGTGACTGAAAACTGTATTGTTGATGCTCCTTGGGACGAGAGTTACTTGAACAGTGAGCCTGTTCGTGATGTACATTGTGATGGTCAAGCGGTCGTAGGTTATGATGGCCAGTATGGTAATCGCTGGTGGATGATTGCAGATCGCGATTTGGAAATTGCGCTAGTAAAGCGTTAA
- a CDS encoding AAA family ATPase — translation MTIQTLSSDKLYRASELNGLPEDCKSTKNLTPLDEIVGQERAQKAVEFAMSIKEKGYNIYAIGRNGLGKRTMVLRYLNRHDPNGNGNSLFDWCYVADFDEARSPKVLKLPAGSGHAFKKDIEKLMTRLVKALPLAFDNEMYYSRSEKLKNQLTEKQESALLTLTKEAKEHSVSLSVTTSGEYQLVALNGEEPHTEESFAKLTEKEQAAFENTINELERQLRDIVRQLTELEEEFSDKIQKLNEEVALDVVSHFIKALKEEYKPLPEVLAYLKAMQADILENLDIFLEESEEQVALAYAALDKKMPRRYQVNMLVSQDGSKFPIVVEESPNYHSIFGYVENATYKGTVFTDFSLIRPGSLHRANGGVLLMDAVKVLERPYVWDGLKRALRSRKLSVSSLEKEVTLSGTISLDPEPIPLNVKIILFGDYQTYQLLQHYDPEFSELFRVTADFEDEMNRTDESEAQYAKFISSIVNDNKMLHCDRKAIGRIVEYSSRQADDQNKLSLHSADIANLLRESNYVAKSSNATMIRANHVELALSNQEMRVSRLKDHVMQTFTNGTTLIDTVGEVIGQVNGLSVISTSDYQFGSPNRITATTSYGEGGVFDIERSVDLGGRIHSKGVMILSAYLASVFGRNKRIPLTTHLTFEQSYGGVDGDSASMAELCAIVSAFSQMPIRQDVAITGSMNQFGAAQPIGGVNEKIEGFFDVCAIKGRTPGQGVIIPQSNVHNLMLRKDIVDAVDKGEFNIWAISHVTEAIEILIGQVAGQAGLDGIYPVDSVLGQAQLKLNALR, via the coding sequence ATGACTATTCAAACGCTTAGCAGTGATAAACTGTATCGCGCCTCAGAACTAAATGGCTTGCCTGAAGATTGTAAGTCGACCAAGAATCTCACCCCGCTTGATGAAATTGTCGGGCAAGAACGTGCACAGAAAGCCGTTGAATTTGCCATGTCAATCAAGGAGAAGGGGTACAACATCTACGCCATAGGCCGCAATGGCCTCGGCAAGCGAACCATGGTACTGCGCTACCTTAATCGCCATGACCCCAATGGCAATGGTAACTCACTTTTTGATTGGTGTTATGTTGCCGATTTCGATGAAGCCCGAAGTCCGAAGGTACTGAAATTACCGGCCGGCAGTGGCCATGCTTTCAAGAAAGATATCGAAAAGCTAATGACGCGTTTGGTCAAAGCCCTGCCTCTGGCTTTCGACAATGAAATGTATTATAGCCGCTCGGAAAAACTGAAAAATCAGTTGACGGAAAAGCAAGAAAGCGCACTGCTGACGCTGACGAAGGAAGCCAAAGAGCACAGCGTCAGTTTGTCGGTTACCACCTCGGGTGAGTATCAGCTCGTTGCCCTCAATGGTGAAGAGCCACATACCGAAGAGTCATTTGCCAAGCTGACGGAAAAAGAGCAAGCCGCTTTTGAAAATACCATCAACGAGTTGGAACGTCAGCTGCGGGATATTGTTCGTCAGCTGACTGAATTGGAAGAAGAGTTTTCCGATAAGATCCAGAAGCTCAATGAAGAAGTCGCGCTCGATGTCGTGTCGCATTTTATCAAGGCCCTGAAAGAGGAATACAAACCGTTGCCTGAGGTTCTCGCGTATTTAAAAGCGATGCAGGCTGATATTCTGGAAAACCTTGATATTTTCCTGGAAGAAAGTGAAGAGCAGGTTGCCCTGGCTTATGCCGCGCTTGATAAAAAAATGCCTCGTCGCTACCAGGTAAATATGCTGGTGAGTCAGGACGGCTCTAAGTTTCCTATCGTGGTCGAGGAAAGCCCGAATTACCACTCTATCTTTGGCTATGTTGAAAACGCTACCTACAAAGGCACGGTATTTACCGACTTTTCGCTGATCCGTCCGGGCAGCTTGCACCGAGCCAATGGCGGTGTTTTGCTGATGGATGCGGTGAAAGTGCTGGAGCGCCCTTATGTATGGGATGGCCTAAAGCGAGCATTGCGCTCTCGCAAACTGAGCGTGAGTTCTCTGGAAAAAGAAGTGACGCTATCGGGGACGATCTCGTTAGATCCGGAGCCCATTCCATTGAACGTGAAGATCATATTGTTCGGTGATTACCAGACATACCAGCTTCTACAGCATTACGATCCGGAGTTCAGCGAGTTGTTCCGTGTCACTGCTGATTTTGAAGATGAAATGAACCGTACCGATGAGTCGGAAGCACAATATGCCAAGTTCATTTCCAGTATCGTTAACGACAATAAGATGCTTCACTGTGATCGTAAGGCGATTGGCCGGATCGTCGAATACAGTTCTCGTCAGGCCGATGATCAGAACAAGCTGTCTTTGCACTCTGCGGATATTGCCAATCTGCTGCGTGAGTCTAACTATGTTGCTAAATCGTCCAATGCCACGATGATCAGGGCCAATCATGTTGAGCTTGCATTGAGTAACCAGGAAATGCGGGTCAGCAGGCTTAAAGATCACGTTATGCAAACCTTTACCAACGGTACAACCCTGATTGATACCGTCGGCGAAGTGATAGGGCAGGTGAATGGCTTGTCGGTCATTTCAACATCAGATTACCAGTTCGGCTCACCGAACCGTATTACCGCAACGACGTCCTACGGTGAGGGTGGCGTTTTTGATATTGAACGCAGTGTCGATCTTGGCGGCCGGATCCACTCCAAAGGCGTGATGATCCTATCGGCCTATCTCGCATCGGTGTTTGGCCGCAACAAGCGGATCCCGCTGACGACCCACCTGACTTTTGAGCAATCTTACGGTGGTGTCGATGGGGATAGTGCGTCGATGGCTGAGCTGTGTGCCATTGTTTCTGCCTTCTCCCAAATGCCAATCAGGCAGGATGTCGCCATTACCGGTTCGATGAACCAGTTTGGTGCCGCCCAGCCGATTGGTGGCGTTAACGAGAAAATCGAAGGCTTCTTTGATGTCTGTGCAATCAAAGGTCGCACTCCAGGCCAAGGGGTGATCATCCCTCAGTCTAATGTGCATAACCTGATGCTGAGAAAGGATATTGTTGACGCTGTCGACAAGGGTGAATTCAATATCTGGGCGATAAGCCATGTGACGGAGGCCATTGAGATCCTGATCGGGCAGGTTGCAGGCCAAGCGGGCTTGGATGGAATCTATCCGGTCGACAGTGTGCTAGGCCAAGCACAATTGAAGCTTAACGCACTCCGCTAG
- the gmtY gene encoding gamma-mobile-trio recombinase GmtY, which translates to MVTVRAKAKVQEDNTGVKTETYILLTEQGDIPMLTDYILKLQGDGASKSTLARLLQATSKLMAYMDVNKDVFNDPELLFQTFATRLYTGTIGEDGLDPSGLYWMPASTHQVNLLVSSLTKLTDYLAKKHGAKSMNPLRDATPHEERLNYAAWYRRTQYDFLGHIEDKNLNETTKKVRTVKGRSRLKPSDNAAKRFPRQHFDDFFFAISKSKDVRVSLRNQMITTLMEAGGLRHSEAINLWVTDVLDDPEDPENCIVRIYDEQDGKAPFRFKSKGGQTNRASYLKEKYGRIPRKNMVGNEHVGQKWTKPCNGTDNFIQVYWFPSEAGRVFKKLWQQYIPYRANMVSVNKHHPYAFVSFSKDKRYYGSPIRIKAFESAYEIGLRRIGLEPNKDEGLAPHGHRHAYGYNLSDSGLSPFVIQKALHHANIESQLVYTEPSAVDVTKAMKVASKQLQQRHEPDELEVKKGIEFASNALIEDKKTHKIPDWQSLTEYGFQDIDPQGLFTGKHPKFSRKRGN; encoded by the coding sequence ATGGTAACAGTTCGAGCTAAAGCCAAGGTGCAAGAGGACAATACTGGGGTTAAAACCGAAACATACATCTTGCTCACCGAGCAAGGTGATATACCTATGTTGACTGATTACATTCTAAAGCTGCAAGGAGATGGCGCGAGCAAATCCACTCTTGCTAGGTTGTTGCAGGCCACATCAAAACTCATGGCTTACATGGACGTGAACAAGGATGTGTTTAACGATCCAGAGTTACTATTTCAGACTTTTGCCACTCGATTATACACAGGCACCATTGGCGAAGATGGGCTTGACCCGTCAGGTTTATATTGGATGCCAGCGTCAACGCATCAGGTGAACCTGTTGGTGTCTTCCCTAACGAAGTTGACGGATTACCTAGCGAAGAAACATGGCGCTAAGAGCATGAACCCTCTGCGGGACGCGACTCCTCATGAAGAACGCCTGAACTACGCGGCTTGGTACAGAAGAACACAATATGACTTTCTCGGGCACATTGAAGATAAGAACTTAAATGAAACAACGAAGAAAGTTCGTACCGTCAAAGGCCGCTCTCGACTCAAGCCGTCGGATAACGCTGCCAAACGCTTCCCTAGACAGCATTTTGATGATTTCTTCTTTGCCATCAGTAAGTCTAAAGATGTAAGGGTCTCACTGAGGAATCAGATGATAACAACCCTTATGGAAGCGGGCGGGCTTAGGCATAGTGAGGCGATTAACCTTTGGGTTACGGATGTGTTAGACGACCCCGAAGATCCTGAAAACTGCATTGTTCGAATTTATGATGAACAAGATGGTAAAGCCCCTTTCCGTTTCAAATCTAAAGGGGGTCAAACAAACAGAGCAAGCTACCTGAAAGAAAAGTATGGCCGCATACCCCGAAAGAATATGGTTGGTAATGAGCATGTTGGGCAAAAATGGACAAAGCCATGTAACGGTACAGACAATTTTATACAGGTCTACTGGTTCCCTTCTGAGGCTGGCAGGGTGTTTAAAAAACTCTGGCAGCAATACATCCCTTATCGCGCTAACATGGTATCCGTCAATAAGCACCACCCTTATGCCTTTGTTTCCTTCAGCAAAGATAAGAGGTATTACGGTTCTCCAATTAGAATCAAGGCGTTTGAAAGCGCCTATGAAATAGGCTTAAGGCGTATTGGGCTAGAGCCTAATAAAGATGAAGGACTCGCCCCTCATGGTCACCGCCACGCTTATGGTTACAACCTTTCCGACTCAGGCTTATCACCCTTTGTTATCCAAAAGGCATTGCACCACGCCAATATCGAATCGCAATTGGTGTACACAGAGCCTTCGGCAGTAGATGTTACCAAAGCAATGAAAGTAGCCTCAAAGCAGTTGCAACAGCGCCACGAGCCTGACGAACTAGAAGTCAAAAAGGGCATTGAGTTTGCATCTAACGCCCTAATCGAAGACAAAAAAACACACAAAATACCAGATTGGCAATCACTCACTGAATACGGCTTTCAGGACATTGACCCACAAGGGTTATTTACAGGTAAGCACCCCAAATTCAGCCGTAAGCGAGGTAACTAA
- a CDS encoding VPA1269 family protein: protein MARKLTFDGRSTDDTFMWLVNSHGKEWHQWAEFAASWLATLTATAHQRNALTHFFETYLVSHVPYAAEPTLFFSGKDGHISSSEEFIKILVDKGANTRKGNHNNIIVDFIDWVIKHHFSIDDEGQPTAMFVNPLEKVKSPSGKPETVRTPLPYRYIIDLLNIIHQELGESELEQRKKVARDKATEQLNKLQQKLERLQAKLSSATTNQLKETLTKQVADSEHAITLKKAEILSIDTLPSYRFTHFSDWKWASEIEFGRNMWIEVDIDYVKTHESDPDFKWRRKTVRRNNKGVLVYQHWSPVCAMLAFIKLHLPLRTYQIRMLDSGEADTHRYEGGAWLPNKKHDFKLGTARNPFSKGVFTRLYDSYESTYSTGLYINSNKTADQNKDELDRGYTIPWQNEEVLYWLEKLRNWQEKYNPISKPTSCLGLKKKHTDEKKTKAQLSAMGDICFLFRDASAKGSDKQKPISKQAFATFWYQLLLELEDQLEAKSITLKDGKKLKLVRDYPEGTSVSVMFSTLFPPHSIRVSLITAYTMETDLPLPVISKLLAGHTRLLMTIYYNKITPSVMRDLMDGAQTNLLENAGEQTRLFLRNQSLEQIECKMVYHDNEGTLSALTEQLPVGWSNRPCGLCLVGGNTTRMDTKAPPSGCWNGGVLLVDNTQNGNARLYESLPPHSCTRCRWLVTNALYLPALIAHNNRLSYQVHDAANLAVELEGELRGLMDEFTDALENDAVFTKHAEMELMENRVEQQNALANELAKDYIGTFKLIQRIVDIENQRQDGDTSDKLVALGDQDDVEIALQFMETDSELFHLSLLSHDAEVYPALMDDLVKLPALPRQAKTLSRFLVKKGYEPVFLEMDDKTSAMAANALMREMAKIADPDNLLEGMRKAATYLESGQYLEENGLLEKGVAGLIKSSDTIQSKLLKDLIGVR, encoded by the coding sequence ATGGCAAGAAAATTAACCTTCGACGGGCGTTCAACCGATGATACCTTTATGTGGCTTGTGAACTCTCACGGTAAAGAATGGCATCAATGGGCAGAGTTTGCTGCGAGTTGGCTGGCTACCTTGACTGCAACAGCTCATCAAAGAAATGCACTTACGCATTTCTTTGAGACCTACCTCGTTTCACATGTACCTTATGCCGCAGAGCCTACATTATTTTTCAGTGGGAAAGACGGTCATATCAGCTCTAGTGAAGAGTTCATAAAGATATTGGTAGACAAGGGAGCCAATACACGGAAAGGTAACCACAACAACATTATCGTTGATTTTATTGACTGGGTGATTAAGCATCATTTCAGCATTGACGATGAGGGTCAACCAACAGCGATGTTTGTGAACCCTCTTGAAAAAGTAAAATCCCCATCTGGTAAACCAGAAACGGTTCGCACTCCGCTGCCATACAGATACATCATTGATTTACTTAATATAATTCACCAAGAACTTGGTGAGAGTGAATTAGAGCAGCGTAAAAAAGTCGCAAGAGACAAAGCCACAGAACAACTTAATAAACTCCAGCAAAAGCTTGAAAGATTGCAAGCCAAACTATCAAGCGCGACCACCAACCAGTTGAAGGAGACGCTCACTAAGCAAGTCGCTGATAGTGAGCACGCTATTACACTCAAAAAAGCAGAAATTCTATCTATTGATACGCTACCATCGTACCGCTTTACCCACTTCTCAGATTGGAAATGGGCATCCGAGATTGAGTTTGGTCGTAACATGTGGATTGAAGTCGATATCGACTATGTTAAAACCCATGAATCCGACCCTGACTTTAAATGGCGACGTAAAACGGTTAGACGAAATAATAAAGGCGTGCTTGTGTACCAACACTGGTCGCCCGTTTGCGCCATGCTTGCGTTTATCAAGCTACATTTGCCGCTGCGCACATACCAGATACGTATGCTCGATTCTGGCGAAGCAGATACGCATCGGTATGAGGGCGGTGCTTGGCTGCCCAATAAAAAACATGACTTCAAGCTAGGTACGGCGAGAAACCCCTTCAGTAAAGGGGTGTTTACCCGACTCTATGACAGTTATGAAAGCACCTATTCAACAGGCTTGTATATCAACTCCAACAAAACAGCCGACCAAAATAAAGACGAATTAGACAGGGGGTATACCATCCCGTGGCAAAATGAAGAGGTGCTTTACTGGCTTGAAAAACTGAGAAATTGGCAAGAGAAATACAATCCGATTTCAAAACCCACCTCCTGTCTGGGGTTAAAAAAGAAACACACAGATGAAAAAAAAACAAAAGCGCAATTAAGTGCTATGGGAGATATTTGTTTCTTGTTTCGTGACGCTTCTGCAAAAGGCTCAGATAAACAAAAGCCGATTAGCAAACAAGCGTTTGCGACATTTTGGTATCAATTATTGTTAGAGCTGGAAGATCAATTAGAAGCCAAAAGCATAACTCTAAAAGACGGAAAGAAACTCAAATTAGTGCGCGATTATCCTGAGGGTACTAGTGTAAGTGTTATGTTCTCCACGCTTTTTCCTCCTCATTCCATTCGTGTATCACTCATTACCGCCTATACAATGGAAACCGATTTACCTCTGCCTGTCATTTCAAAGCTCTTGGCAGGGCATACACGACTTTTGATGACCATCTACTACAACAAAATAACGCCCAGTGTGATGCGTGATTTGATGGATGGAGCACAAACCAATCTGCTTGAAAACGCGGGAGAGCAAACCCGCCTGTTCCTTCGCAACCAAAGCTTGGAGCAGATTGAGTGCAAAATGGTCTACCACGATAACGAAGGCACATTAAGTGCCTTGACGGAGCAGTTACCTGTGGGATGGTCGAACCGCCCTTGTGGGCTGTGCTTGGTAGGCGGTAACACCACTAGAATGGATACAAAAGCACCGCCTAGTGGTTGTTGGAATGGCGGTGTGTTACTTGTCGATAATACACAGAATGGTAATGCCAGACTCTACGAATCCCTTCCTCCCCATAGCTGTACCCGCTGCCGCTGGTTGGTCACTAACGCCTTATATTTGCCAGCCTTAATCGCCCACAACAACCGTTTGAGCTATCAGGTTCATGATGCCGCAAACCTTGCGGTCGAACTGGAGGGTGAGTTGAGGGGGCTAATGGATGAATTCACCGATGCTCTGGAGAATGATGCGGTTTTCACCAAACACGCAGAAATGGAACTCATGGAAAACCGTGTGGAGCAGCAGAATGCGTTAGCCAACGAGCTTGCCAAGGACTACATCGGGACATTCAAGCTGATTCAGCGCATTGTGGATATCGAAAACCAACGCCAAGACGGCGATACCAGCGATAAGTTGGTGGCGCTGGGTGACCAAGATGATGTTGAAATCGCGCTTCAATTTATGGAAACCGATTCGGAGCTATTCCACCTCTCGCTGCTTAGCCACGATGCCGAAGTCTACCCAGCCTTAATGGATGATTTAGTGAAATTGCCCGCACTGCCCCGCCAAGCAAAAACACTCAGTCGCTTCTTGGTGAAGAAAGGTTATGAACCTGTGTTTCTTGAAATGGACGACAAAACCTCCGCTATGGCCGCGAATGCCCTCATGCGTGAAATGGCAAAGATTGCCGACCCTGATAACTTGTTGGAAGGTATGCGCAAAGCCGCGACTTACCTTGAGTCAGGCCAATACCTTGAGGAAAACGGGTTGCTGGAAAAAGGGGTTGCAGGGCTGATAAAGAGCAGCGACACCATTCAATCCAAACTGCTGAAAGACCTAATAGGAGTAAGGTGA
- the gmtX gene encoding gamma-mobile-trio protein GmtX produces the protein MANEINPDIIAESLKEGKSVRMQNSIDKLNTMLSEYYESGERDFSVTTIGRVSQDNGGVGYQSIRATKNKHFRDLIAAWAAKAETTMKKPPVPHAESRREPKDNDLLKQIDDPVLRAWMGQIIAERNRIRNELNILKSQTEFVIDRRPVRQFDNQAPDNPVEELPAFTLTEMEKMALKALFDKERLEENGWEIHENGRVMATEYDTEVLPRPFAKVIKKVLGDTDE, from the coding sequence ATGGCGAATGAAATCAACCCTGACATCATCGCTGAAAGCCTAAAGGAAGGTAAGTCAGTGCGGATGCAGAACTCTATCGACAAGCTCAACACCATGCTGAGCGAATACTATGAAAGTGGTGAGCGGGACTTTTCCGTCACCACCATTGGCAGGGTGTCGCAGGATAACGGCGGTGTGGGTTACCAGTCGATTCGAGCAACGAAAAATAAGCACTTTCGTGACTTGATAGCGGCATGGGCAGCCAAAGCCGAAACCACTATGAAAAAGCCGCCTGTCCCCCATGCCGAATCCCGCAGGGAGCCGAAGGATAACGACCTGCTAAAGCAGATTGATGACCCTGTACTTCGTGCATGGATGGGGCAGATTATTGCTGAGCGGAACCGCATTAGGAATGAACTCAATATCCTGAAAAGCCAGACGGAGTTTGTGATAGACCGTAGGCCAGTCCGGCAGTTTGATAACCAAGCACCGGATAACCCTGTTGAGGAGCTGCCCGCTTTCACGTTGACAGAAATGGAGAAGATGGCACTAAAGGCACTGTTCGATAAGGAGCGCCTAGAAGAGAACGGTTGGGAAATTCATGAAAATGGTCGAGTAATGGCAACCGAGTACGATACGGAGGTACTTCCACGCCCATTCGCCAAGGTCATCAAAAAGGTACTGGGAGATACAGATGAGTAA
- a CDS encoding VPA1267 family protein, with product MSKAKGEEFVNTFLVWAETQSKGDIEAITYGGRLNRTDLQAAIGCSGNALKPKSGNKQLLQEIEKFENKLRKNKWLPPFNDKGKAKQESHTPKRYDSSENEVVKLKARNAELERDLMEAKAEIAGLKKANKKFKEMSQYIAEMGVMPR from the coding sequence ATGAGTAAAGCTAAGGGCGAGGAATTCGTTAACACGTTCTTGGTGTGGGCGGAGACCCAGTCTAAGGGCGATATTGAAGCGATAACCTACGGCGGGCGGCTTAACCGCACTGACTTGCAAGCGGCGATTGGGTGCTCTGGGAACGCCTTAAAACCCAAAAGCGGAAATAAGCAGTTACTCCAAGAGATTGAAAAGTTTGAAAATAAATTAAGGAAGAACAAATGGCTTCCCCCGTTTAACGATAAAGGCAAGGCGAAGCAAGAAAGTCATACGCCTAAACGTTATGACAGCTCAGAAAATGAAGTGGTTAAACTGAAGGCACGGAATGCTGAGCTGGAAAGAGACTTGATGGAAGCAAAGGCTGAGATAGCTGGACTCAAAAAAGCGAATAAGAAATTCAAGGAAATGTCCCAGTATATTGCCGAGATGGGAGTGATGCCACGATGA